The following proteins are co-located in the Paludibaculum fermentans genome:
- a CDS encoding ABC transporter substrate-binding protein, whose protein sequence is MKRLLLAMVCLFAAMGQEAKKAAPAADPETQEVLRRINGLTPYEVPDLKLRTEQNYAHTSTDVEPFGSVKPYKEHFLVQMEYTGPGRAAPEPVGLKSVRIGFIGPIESTVSIATGGKSHEEVLGKMMLKGAQLAVEQANAKGGYLKGKIPFELAVANDNGLWGSTGNEVVKMAYENPVWAILGTIDSANSHIAIRVALKAEVVMINTGDTDPTFIETNIPWVARNIGDDRQQGYLLVDYMIRKMGYKRIGIIRSSNRYGRFGVREIKDSSRRLGHPVAIEMAYKVGGDDFSLQLDRIQEMNVDAIVHWGDARESALILNQMRARGMKQPYFCSDRSVSPEFEKAAGANAEGVICGYPWDPDRKDPKLDEFRKAFKARFQVDAETYAAHAYDGMNMLIWAVQQGGLNRAKIRDLIATRSKPWPGVTGAIPLSAVMDDAGEVFLARFGQGRWKYESRESLQIPRGFVPVRDRTSRGLETASR, encoded by the coding sequence ATGAAGCGCCTGCTGCTGGCAATGGTGTGTCTGTTCGCGGCGATGGGGCAGGAAGCGAAGAAGGCGGCCCCGGCCGCTGATCCGGAGACGCAGGAGGTGCTGCGCCGCATCAACGGGTTGACCCCCTATGAAGTGCCGGACCTGAAGCTGCGAACCGAGCAGAACTACGCCCACACGTCGACCGACGTGGAACCCTTCGGCTCCGTGAAACCGTATAAGGAGCATTTCCTGGTCCAGATGGAGTACACAGGCCCTGGGCGAGCCGCGCCGGAGCCTGTCGGCTTGAAGAGCGTGCGCATCGGCTTCATCGGGCCCATTGAGTCCACGGTGTCCATTGCCACGGGCGGCAAGAGCCACGAGGAAGTGCTGGGCAAGATGATGCTGAAGGGCGCCCAGTTGGCCGTGGAACAGGCCAACGCGAAGGGCGGGTATCTGAAGGGGAAGATCCCGTTTGAGCTGGCCGTGGCGAATGACAACGGGTTATGGGGCTCCACCGGCAATGAAGTGGTGAAGATGGCGTACGAAAACCCGGTCTGGGCGATCCTGGGCACCATCGATAGTGCGAACTCCCACATTGCGATCCGCGTGGCGCTGAAGGCCGAAGTGGTGATGATCAACACCGGCGACACGGATCCGACGTTCATCGAGACGAACATCCCGTGGGTGGCGCGCAACATCGGCGACGACCGGCAACAGGGCTACCTGCTGGTGGATTACATGATCCGCAAGATGGGCTACAAGCGCATCGGGATCATCCGGTCGAGCAATCGCTATGGACGCTTCGGCGTGCGCGAGATCAAGGACAGTTCCCGCCGGTTGGGCCATCCGGTCGCGATCGAGATGGCGTACAAAGTCGGCGGCGACGATTTCTCGCTGCAACTGGACCGCATCCAGGAGATGAACGTCGACGCCATTGTCCATTGGGGCGATGCGCGGGAGAGCGCCCTGATCCTGAACCAGATGCGGGCGCGCGGCATGAAGCAGCCTTACTTCTGTTCCGACCGCAGCGTGTCGCCGGAGTTCGAGAAAGCAGCTGGCGCGAATGCGGAAGGCGTGATCTGCGGCTATCCCTGGGATCCCGATCGCAAGGACCCCAAGCTGGACGAGTTCCGCAAGGCCTTCAAGGCGCGCTTCCAGGTGGATGCGGAGACCTATGCCGCGCATGCCTACGACGGAATGAATATGCTGATCTGGGCCGTGCAGCAGGGCGGCCTGAACCGGGCGAAGATCAGGGACCTGATCGCGACACGGTCGAAGCCGTGGCCGGGCGTGACGGGCGCCATCCCGTTGAGCGCGGTGATGGACGATGCGGGCGAGGTGTTTCTGGCTCGCTTCGGCCAGGGACGTTGGAAGTATGAGTCGCGGGAGTCGTTGCAGATTCCACGCGGCTTTGTGCCGGTGCGGGACCGGACGAGCCGGGGCCTGGAGACAGCGAGCCGATAA